ATGGGTATGCAGTACTTATGCCCAAGATAGCCTACTCAAGAGTCAGTCAAGAGATGTATTTTAGCCTTATCTGTCAAATTGGCAGGATCTCTGAAGAAAAGTCCATGCTCAATACCAAACAAGTAAAGTAACTTTATCAGCTTCACAAAAATTCTACAAGCTTCATTCCCACATGCTTCCCAAAGGTCAAACCTACTGCCATATCCTGTAACCCTGGCACTTCCAGACATGCTCTGTGGAGCCTTTTCTATGGAGAACTACACATACTCTCTGTTGAAATGCTCCACTGCCACACAATACAGCTGCAAGCACAAAGGGCTAGAAGTTCAGTCCATGTGTCTGCTTCCCCATACAATGCAATCAATATTAGATtcttcatttcatgtaattttcatATGTCTCAAATTATTCTTCTTTGACATCCTTCCTCCATTATTAAAATACATCAAATCCTTTCTTAGATTGGGAGCAATAGGAAAGCAGCATCCATACTTAGCCTACAAGGTGTAGTTTGCCAATGCTCACACAGCCTGCCCtgaaatttcctttctttttcccattttgggaaatatttatgaataaatagTTTTATATGAGGGCTGGCAGCTGCAGCCTCTCCTATCCTCCCAATAGTCAGTGGGCAGGAGTGGGGTTCTGCTGGCGGGGGCAGAACTGGGAATTGCACCGCAGCCTACCTTCATCTGTCTCTTCCACTTCTGCCTGACCTTGCTGGGATGCTCAGCCTTGTACCAGGCAAGCAGGGCCTCTGCTGGAACCCTGTCAGCTGCTTCCCGCTGACATCCTCACCCAGGTGCTGTACTAGAGAAGGTGGTTCTTCACGCCTTTATTTCTGATGCTGCTCCTCTGTAGAAGGACAGCTTTCACTGCTGTGCCTTTTCTTTCCCAGGTGCTTCTGCATCTCCGTCAAGGGGTCCAACCGGCTCTTGATCGTCTCATAGGAGCTTGGGCCTGGAGGGCAGTCGCCTTGCCCTGGGGAGAGCTGGTACCAAGGAGGTTGAGTTTGGGCCTCTGCTGCACTCTGGACCAAGTATGTCAGTATGCCTAGTGCTTTCTCTTGCCTCTCCTTCTCCTGTAGCTTCTCTTCTTCATGTTCTTTATTGCCTCTAGgcactcctttcccttctttcagcAGCTCCCTAAAATGGGTCCACAGGGCCAGAACTTGGAGCTCCTGCATCTGCTGCTTCCAGCTTAAGCAGTGAGTTCTGGCTCCTGGAATTCTGTTCGGGCCTCTTGCTGAGTGAGCAGCACCCTCAGCTCacactccttctcctcctcccaggcCTGGCCTCATCGCACTGCACATGGGCAACATTGTTCTTGTTTTGGCCATGCCAGCTCTTCTTGGGCAAGATATTCATGGTTCCATAGCTGACCTCTGACCAGCAGACCCACTCTCACCTTGTGATTTCTTAGTCCCAGTTACTCTCCCCTGTTTTGACTGTCTTTGAAAGAATTCACACTGCCACTGTTTCcctagtgatttttttaaaggtcaCAATTCTTCATTTCATCACTCAATCACATTTACACTATAGCTGCCACATGGTACGCAGACAAGATGTTTCTGCTAAAACTTGGGAATATGGATGGCTTTGTGGGTCATAGCACTTTGTGCATAAACAGGAGGACTATGGTTCAGATACCCAACACCCACACAAAATACTATGCATGGCCTTCGTAAACACAGTGCTCAGGGAGAACAGAGATAGGAGGCTTGCTGGGTCTTGCTGACTGCAATTCTAGCCAAAACAGCAAGATCCAGGTTCTCAAGACAATAAGGTTGAACATGGTAGTGCAGGACATCATATATCCTCCTCCAGCTTCCAGgctgcacacatatatgtatatacgccacactaacacacacacacacacacacacacacacacacacacacacacacacacacacgtatgcacttGTGTTAAATGTGCCGAGCACTCTAAtccaaaatctaaaacaaaatgcTGATAAAATCCCAGAAGTGGGGAATTCTATACAACAAAGTTGTTTCATGCAAAACAAAATTACtaagaaaaaatgaactaaatcatCTTCAGgctatatgtataaaatatatgtaaacaatTTTGTATCTGGGTCtattcagaatatttttaaactacGAAATATTCCTGGCTCCAAATATTTTGAATAAGTGATACTCAAAGTGTGACACAAATGTTGAGGTCAGAGACAGGTGAACCCCTAatctcactggccagcctagccaatcagtaggagttcagtgagagaccctctcaaaaaggaaaaaagatatagAGTAATATTGGAAAATACATGATATTGGTTGGCATAGGGCCtcaacacacacaggcatacaagaGAACATAGATACTACAAACACAAGAATGAAAGGTAAACCTCAAAGGACTATCTGTAAATATCTATGACTCAAAGTATTTAAGTATGTATGATatgcatgtaggtgtgtgtgcccatgtgtgcacatggcCTAAGACCAGCCTTGGGTGTGGTTCCTCAAGAATGGTCCACTTACATTCTTAGAGACAAGAGTCCCTCAATGGTCTGCAGTGTGTAAGTCTGGATTTGCAACTTGTCAGCCTACTTGGCTTTTTAAGTAGATTCTGGGAATTGATCTCATGTCTTTAAGCAtacatggcaggcactttaccaattCATCTATCTCCTGGAACcatcaaagaatttttaaattagctATAAACCTTACTTTTTAATACTTCCTTGCAATCACATAACTGAAAAGAATGCTTATTTttcaggacagacacacagactgtaatgatttctttttatttgactaGTTAAAAATACTTAAAGGCAAAATTATTTAACAAGAATACTTAATGAAATattacatctttatttttctttctttttagagagGGTAGGGTGAAGAGCATGTTATGTTTCAACAGTTTAAGAAAGTTCTATGAAGAAAGATCATTTCCTAAAGAAAAGTAACTTGATGACACATTCTTAAGGTAAATAGAAAATATGCCAAATGATAGTAAAAACAGctctgaagaaaatattttatcaagtaTGCTGTATAATAATGTGTTGGAAAGGAACTCTGCAAAACTGGCTAAAGTCATCTATGATCTATATAATTCCATGTGACAGTTGAGTTGGAGATCAAAGAAGGGACTACACATTGTTCTTTCAactcatatataaatatgagAACACAGAACACATCCCATCACTTCCTGAGATATTGAAGAGTTGCTGTGCTTCTGCTGTGAATATTACATGAACAGAGGCTAGCTTACAAATTGTACTAGACTATGAGCTTTGCAGATGAATGCAACTGTAACAGATTCAAAATGAAGTAAACGAAGTATGCCCTGGGATTATACTCTGGCTAATGGGATTAGGACAGtggtagagaaggaaggaaataataaatatcaTTTCCTAGACAAGAAGGTTTGTTTctggcttttgtgttttgtttttgtttgtttgcttgtttgttttgtgttgttatgttttattttagttttttgaaacagggtttctctgtgtattccaagctttcctggaactcaccctgcttcctgagtgctgggactaaaggaatgtACCACCCCACTTTTAATGAGTCATTGAATCCCTAAGCGTGTACATATGAGTTTCAAAGATTCTGTGATCtacatcaaaatacaaagaaatatttttaatttcattgttataGGACGatgggaaagagaggggaaagggtTTGCAGCAATcctcaaaaaaaagcaaaaaataaacaaaagtaattttttttttaaaaaaatcactaactGAAATGGTACCAATGCATGTAGGCATATAAACAATAAGGTGTTGAGGAGATGACATCAGTGATGCACGTAGATAAACCAGGTGAACTAAATTACCTGGGaaggtgacatacttcctccaacaaagccacaaatcttatagtgccactcccttttggggccattttctttcaaaccacactTTCCCATCAGGATGAGCTGTAGCTTGTGAAACTAGGAGATAAAACTCCCTTcagcttcccctcctcccttcagctgtttctgttaggtattttgtcacagtgaagaGAAAGGTGACTTCAGTGTTAACCCAAAATGCCTAGCAGGTGCTAATAACTGCCTAGGAAGCCTAGGTAGGATGTGTGTCCCGGAGAATATACACACAAATTGGTGGTGGAGTTGGAAACCTCCAGTGGCCTGTGACCAGCAAGAGAATAGCTGACCACTCTCTCCTACCTTTGTATTCATCATTATAGTTTATCTTCCTTCATATcctaaggacaaaaaaaaaaaaaagagagagagagagagagagagagagagagagagagagagagagagagagagagagagagccaaataGCAGAATAGATGAAAATATGACATTAGGGAAAAGGCTAACACCAAAAGGTAATGCgatgaaaatatttacaattaatcATGTTTCTCTATACAAAAACCTAGCAAGAAAAATGTGAAGGTCAGTGACACGCAAACATCAAGGAAAGAGCAGTGTGCACAGTGTGCACCCTTTGCAACACGCCCCCTTCTTATCAGACTACTCTACTCTTGCCACCTCACACCCCTGGGGGTGACAGAAGGCTTTTATCAAAGTCAGAAGGGCTTTCTCGAATAGGAAGACACCACATAATTGAACAGTTTACATTTAACAAATCAGATCAGTGTCCTGATCTCATTCTGTGCAGAGGAGGTGAGGAAACATGAGAAAGGCTTCATATACATTTGCCAACTGGTCAGCTCAACTCAAACCCTCAGACTTAGACTCTTCTCCCTCAGCTCAGGTACCCAGGCTTCCCGTGTGAATTATATACAGACAAAAATTTCCATTCTCTTCAGGTCATAAAATTTCCATTTAATGTTTTGAAATCCTTAGTAGTAAAAGTAGTGTTTTGACAGGTTTAGACATGCATGGAGTCCAGCATATAGATAGAGATGCGTAAAACCAACACCAACATGAAGATACAGAAGCGTTCCCTCACTCCAACGTGCCACAGCCAACACAGCCTGTTAATAGTTATAGGGGCTGCCCTTTTTTGAGGCATTTCCAACCACAGGAAACCACTGACTACCTCTTTGCTAGCACGGTTTGGTTTGTGAGAGATTACCATATAGATACTTGACAGGCTTCCTCTCCAAAACGCTTTGAAGATCAATCTAGAGAGGGCAATAACACGAGCACTCATTCTAGTTTGTGGCTCAACAGGATTCAATTGGAAAGAAGGTAGCAGTTTACCCAATGATCCCACAAAGGACACAGGAGTGGTTTTCAGCTTGCTAAAATTAAGAAGGGAACTctagtaatttttttaatgaagcatttcatatatgagtactatatttacatctctctccctctcctccttcctttgtctcccttccccagttccttctcaaattcatggtttctTATCCTCTATTATGGCTACATATATACTTAGACAAAAAATTATGAATTCAACCTGTTGAATCCCTTTAGAGTTGTTCATTATGTTCACGTATTTGGGGCTGCCATCTTGGTACTAGATAAACTAAGAAGGGAGATTGTCCCTGGGGAatactgattctccctctcttagaAGCTTGGTTGCCTGTAGCTTGTCTTACAGTGGTTGGGATATTGTGACATTCTCCCATGCACACTGGCTTGGTTTTTGTGTTGGGGGACAGTGGTTGTAGTttaattcttctctcacacaataaatacatcctgaccacagtttccacAACACCTACCAACACCtccttccccagatccactcctcctccatttttctgaaaaaagAGCAAGCCcaccagggatatcaactgaacacagcataacaagatgcaataagccTAGGTATTAAGCCTCATATCAGGGCCAGGGGAGGAAAGCCAATGGAGGAAAATGATCCCAAGAGTtggcaaagagtcagagacacccccattcTTACTGGAGGAATCCCTCAAAAACTCCAACGTAACAAACATAACATATGTGCAATGGACTTAGCCCAAACCCCTGCACCATCTGCGTCCTCTGTGAGCCTCTACTGACCCCTGCTTAGCTGAATCTGTGGGTTGTGTTCTTCTTgtgtcttga
The DNA window shown above is from Cricetulus griseus strain 17A/GY chromosome 3, alternate assembly CriGri-PICRH-1.0, whole genome shotgun sequence and carries:
- the Leng1 gene encoding LOW QUALITY PROTEIN: leukocyte receptor cluster member 1 (The sequence of the model RefSeq protein was modified relative to this genomic sequence to represent the inferred CDS: inserted 5 bases in 4 codons; deleted 1 base in 1 codon; substituted 2 bases at 2 genomic stop codons), encoding MNILPKKSWHGQNKNNVAHVQCDEXQAWEEEKECELRVLLTQQEARTEFXRSQNSLLKLEAADAGAPSSGPVDHFRELLKEGKGVPRGNKEHEEEKLQEKERQEKALGILTYLVQSAAEAQTQPPWYQLSPGQGDCPPGPSSYETIKSRLDPLTEMQKHLGKKRHSSESCPSTEEQHQKXRREEPPSLVQHLGEXCQREAADRVPAEALLAXVQGXASQQGQAEVEETDEGRLRCNSQFCPRQQNPTPAH